The following proteins are encoded in a genomic region of Mycoplasma sp. NEAQ87857:
- a CDS encoding potassium transporter TrkG — MNWWQKTLRNIKKSWLGRGWNRFWLWKNNVSKLKYLLFWYIVIVVASSLLLYSPITQNDPNNAISYVDSVFTTASAFSDTGLVVVDTWSHWNWFGQAIIAVLILAGGIGIFALKFFLINYLFGVKKSTLGEMKLLQDERGGVDANKTSKLIIDSVKFLLVAIFIFSIILSIYFYFASPENFQTAAIKKDLNNNYKNPHHNWLLAIRFGIFHTISAINNAGFDIISGNSLMPYYSDYFLQSCFIILLIIGGLGYPTLYDIVSYFQHKIKRKKHSYKFSLFTKVSLVTYLLVFIVGFILSLSLEISSHDPFSFWNKMDLEALSKNQQHLSLYNQYLAKGLPKLSKEYVALEQYYYYGGVNQKLFAIFFSSLSTRSAGFGTINLKDLTSGSIFVFTIMMIIGAAPASTGGGIRTTTFALFIMSIVSMLMGLPRIRMFKRSINKETVDMSAKVIAIALVVILIATLICYTSFNTYNGKINLVDYQTNLELYQKFPQLKNFLTHNTPYGTEHVLFEVASAFGTTGLSTGLTKSLNFASKVAIIIVMFIGQFGISSTLLVWKRKHSNNRRYEYIDGDLTIG; from the coding sequence ATGAATTGATGACAAAAAACTTTAAGAAATATTAAAAAAAGTTGGCTTGGTCGTGGTTGAAATAGGTTTTGATTATGAAAAAATAATGTTTCAAAATTAAAATATTTGCTATTTTGATACATTGTAATTGTAGTAGCATCAAGCTTATTACTTTATTCACCAATTACCCAAAATGATCCTAATAATGCTATAAGTTATGTTGATTCAGTTTTTACTACCGCTAGTGCTTTTAGTGATACAGGATTAGTAGTAGTTGATACTTGAAGTCATTGAAATTGATTTGGTCAAGCAATTATTGCAGTATTAATTCTTGCAGGAGGAATTGGTATTTTTGCATTAAAATTCTTCTTGATTAATTATTTATTTGGTGTAAAAAAATCCACTTTGGGAGAAATGAAATTACTCCAAGATGAACGTGGAGGAGTTGATGCAAATAAAACTTCAAAATTAATTATTGATTCTGTTAAATTTTTATTAGTAGCAATTTTTATTTTTTCAATTATTTTAAGTATTTATTTTTATTTTGCAAGTCCTGAAAATTTTCAAACAGCAGCAATCAAAAAAGATTTAAATAATAATTATAAAAATCCACATCACAATTGATTATTAGCAATAAGATTTGGAATTTTTCACACTATTTCTGCGATTAATAATGCTGGATTTGATATTATTTCAGGTAATTCATTAATGCCTTATTATAGTGATTATTTCTTACAAAGTTGCTTTATTATTTTATTAATTATTGGTGGATTAGGTTATCCTACTTTATATGATATTGTTTCATATTTTCAACATAAAATTAAACGTAAAAAACATTCATATAAATTTAGTTTATTCACTAAAGTTTCTTTAGTTACTTATTTATTGGTTTTTATTGTTGGGTTTATTTTATCTTTATCATTAGAAATTTCAAGTCATGATCCATTTAGCTTTTGAAATAAAATGGATTTAGAAGCTTTAAGTAAAAATCAACAACATTTAAGCTTATATAATCAATATTTAGCTAAAGGATTACCTAAATTATCTAAAGAATATGTGGCTTTAGAACAATATTATTATTATGGTGGAGTAAATCAAAAATTATTTGCTATCTTTTTTAGCTCACTTTCAACTAGAAGTGCCGGTTTTGGAACAATTAATTTAAAAGATTTAACTTCAGGAAGTATTTTTGTATTTACTATTATGATGATTATTGGGGCTGCTCCTGCATCTACAGGTGGAGGAATTAGAACCACCACTTTTGCCTTATTTATAATGTCAATTGTTTCGATGTTAATGGGATTACCAAGAATTAGAATGTTTAAGCGTTCAATCAACAAAGAAACAGTAGATATGTCTGCTAAAGTGATAGCTATTGCTTTAGTTGTTATTTTAATAGCGACATTAATTTGTTATACAAGCTTTAACACTTATAATGGAAAAATTAATTTAGTCGATTATCAAACCAATTTAGAACTTTATCAAAAATTCCCACAATTAAAGAATTTTTTAACCCATAATACACCTTATGGAACTGAACATGTTTTATTTGAAGTAGCTAGTGCTTTTGGTACTACAGGATTATCTACAGGATTAACTAAAAGTTTAAATTTTGCTTCTAAAGTAGCTATTATAATAGTGATGTTCATTGGACAATTTGGAATTTCATCAACCTTATTAGTTTGAAAAAGAAAACATAGTAACAATCGAAGATATGAATATATTGATGGTGATTTAACTATTGGATAG
- a CDS encoding YneF family protein, translating to MILSTTNLLADSASKGLDITGGTLAIIIVTVVIFVGLASALVTFFVTKKMFEKQLKENPPVNEKMIRIMFQQMGRKASETQIRQIMRSMNAAKKKDV from the coding sequence ATGATTTTATCAACTACTAATCTTTTAGCTGATAGTGCTTCAAAAGGTTTAGATATAACTGGTGGTACATTAGCTATTATTATTGTTACAGTAGTTATTTTTGTTGGTCTTGCATCTGCTTTAGTTACATTTTTTGTAACTAAAAAAATGTTTGAAAAACAATTAAAAGAAAATCCACCTGTAAATGAAAAAATGATTCGTATTATGTTCCAACAAATGGGTCGTAAAGCAAGCGAAACTCAAATTAGACAAATTATGCGTTCAATGAATGCTGCAAAGAAAAAAGATGTGTAA
- a CDS encoding M20/M25/M40 family metallo-hydrolase produces MTELKQHFKKRLIKYMEIQAMSRYEEPVADELRNNILGNYEISRDKLGSIIFFKKSKKVNAPKVMIAAHMDEVGYIVRRIDKTGQLLLSPIGGIWPTVVVGTKATLITSSDETFDGVFGHTSIHIMESSKVSKAITNNEIYADFGFKNEQDAIDHGVEIGDRVCMSGETILFKDQDLIGGKAMDNRAGVAVLEQIANNLANLELDCDLYLVGTVQEEVGTRGARSSVSIINPDVAIALDTTSSHDTIGTIEGTTALYKGAALRYKDGGTLMDVNLINLFEQVAKQHNIKAYRFVAMGGGTDAHELQFAQGGAAVLTISLPQRYLHSPIGVCSISDLLAACDLISQFCKEFDHNKYDQIKYK; encoded by the coding sequence ATGACTGAATTAAAACAACATTTTAAAAAGAGATTAATTAAATATATGGAAATTCAAGCAATGAGTAGATATGAAGAACCAGTTGCAGATGAATTAAGAAATAATATTTTAGGAAACTATGAAATTTCTAGAGATAAATTAGGATCAATTATTTTCTTTAAAAAATCTAAAAAAGTAAATGCTCCTAAGGTTATGATTGCAGCACATATGGATGAAGTGGGATACATTGTGCGTAGAATTGATAAAACTGGACAATTATTACTTTCTCCAATTGGAGGAATTTGACCTACTGTAGTTGTAGGAACTAAAGCGACTTTAATCACAAGTAGTGATGAAACTTTTGATGGTGTATTTGGTCATACATCAATTCACATTATGGAATCATCAAAAGTATCTAAAGCAATTACTAATAATGAAATTTATGCTGATTTTGGATTTAAAAATGAACAAGATGCTATTGATCATGGTGTAGAAATTGGTGATAGAGTATGTATGAGTGGTGAAACTATCTTATTTAAAGATCAAGATCTAATTGGTGGAAAAGCAATGGATAACCGTGCTGGGGTTGCTGTTTTAGAACAAATTGCAAATAATTTAGCTAATTTAGAATTAGATTGTGATTTATACCTTGTAGGTACTGTGCAAGAAGAAGTGGGTACTAGAGGTGCAAGAAGTTCTGTAAGTATCATTAATCCTGATGTAGCTATAGCTTTAGATACAACTTCAAGTCATGATACTATTGGAACAATTGAAGGAACTACTGCTTTATACAAAGGTGCAGCTTTAAGATATAAAGATGGTGGAACTTTAATGGATGTTAATTTAATTAACTTATTTGAACAAGTTGCTAAACAACATAATATCAAAGCTTATAGGTTTGTAGCTATGGGTGGAGGTACTGATGCTCATGAACTACAATTTGCTCAAGGAGGAGCTGCGGTATTAACTATTTCACTACCTCAAAGATATCTTCATAGTCCAATAGGAGTATGTTCAATTAGTGATTTATTAGCTGCTTGTGATTTAATTTCACAATTTTGTAAGGAATTTGATCACAATAAGTATGATCAAATTAAATATAAGTAA
- a CDS encoding 23S rRNA (pseudouridine(1915)-N(3))-methyltransferase RlmH, translating to MKINIVAVGSLTKEYQVIYNDYVKKINFFSKVNLIEIKGQKIDNIDLKIQKETEMILEKIPKNSTVYYLSLQGKQYDSIEFGKLFTEEDNITFVIGGSNGVDEKMFNKKINFSKMTFPHQLFRVMLIEQIYRGFSIKNGIKYHK from the coding sequence GTGAAAATTAATATTGTAGCTGTAGGTTCTTTAACAAAAGAATATCAAGTGATTTATAATGATTATGTAAAAAAAATTAACTTTTTTTCAAAAGTTAATTTAATTGAAATTAAAGGGCAAAAAATCGATAATATCGATTTAAAAATTCAAAAAGAAACAGAGATGATTTTAGAAAAAATTCCTAAAAATTCCACTGTTTATTACTTATCACTTCAAGGTAAGCAATATGATTCAATAGAATTTGGTAAATTATTTACCGAAGAGGATAATATTACTTTTGTCATTGGTGGTTCTAATGGAGTAGATGAAAAGATGTTTAATAAAAAAATTAACTTTTCAAAAATGACCTTTCCCCATCAATTATTTAGGGTGATGTTAATTGAACAAATTTATCGTGGATTTAGTATCAAAAACGGGATTAAATATCATAAATAG
- the mnmG gene encoding tRNA uridine-5-carboxymethylaminomethyl(34) synthesis enzyme MnmG has protein sequence MKNNKYQAIVVGGGHAGVEATFALANKGHKVALITFDLSKVAMMPCNPSIGGPAKGIITREIDALGGVQGYFSDLAMIQIKMLNESKGPAVRALRAQIDKEKYSKLILEALKNHPNITLIEDVVIKINTDNNQFKSIETEIGLTIEAEVLVITTGTYMNSRILRGSDITISGPDNQKTTPKISQSLIDLGFELQRLKTGTPARIYADSIDFSKVEKENLSDSALTFSNRSNIKLDQQISCYLTYTNAKTHQIIEQNINKSAMYSGLIEGIGPRYCPSIEDKVMRFRDKERHQVFFEPETKEGDIIYINGMSTSMPIEVQDQMLRTIPGLENCKIQKWGYAIEYDALNPLQISPSLESKVIKNIYTAGQINGTSGYEEAAAQGLIVGINAGLRLENKEPLILQRNEAYIGVLIDDLVTKGTKEPYRMLTSRAEYRLLLRNDNPDLRLAKHGYEIGLISQENYLQVVNKYQMIEDKIKELENQFLSSKSEVALKYNIQNGVSLLKVIARPDVEVADILGDFPYKNELAIAVRLDGYIKKQETQANKMHKLDNFKIPSDIDYDQVLNLATEAKQKLKLIKPITIGQASRISGINPADIQMLMFYISTKKDHSEN, from the coding sequence ATGAAAAACAATAAATATCAAGCAATCGTTGTTGGTGGAGGTCATGCAGGAGTTGAAGCAACTTTTGCACTAGCTAACAAAGGACACAAAGTAGCTCTTATAACTTTTGATTTATCTAAAGTTGCAATGATGCCATGTAATCCTTCAATTGGAGGACCTGCAAAAGGGATAATTACTAGAGAAATTGATGCTTTAGGAGGTGTTCAAGGATATTTTAGTGATTTAGCAATGATTCAAATTAAGATGCTAAATGAATCTAAAGGTCCTGCAGTTAGAGCACTAAGAGCTCAAATTGATAAAGAAAAATACTCAAAATTAATTCTAGAAGCTTTAAAAAATCACCCAAATATTACTTTAATAGAAGATGTAGTTATCAAAATTAATACAGATAATAATCAATTTAAATCAATTGAAACTGAAATCGGTTTAACTATTGAAGCAGAAGTTTTAGTAATTACTACTGGAACATATATGAATTCAAGAATTTTAAGAGGAAGTGATATAACTATAAGCGGTCCAGATAATCAAAAAACTACTCCAAAAATTAGTCAATCACTAATTGATTTAGGTTTTGAGCTTCAAAGATTAAAAACAGGAACTCCTGCAAGAATTTATGCAGATTCAATTGATTTTTCAAAAGTTGAAAAAGAGAATTTAAGTGATAGTGCATTAACTTTTTCAAATCGTTCAAATATCAAGCTTGATCAACAAATTTCTTGTTATTTAACTTACACTAATGCCAAAACTCATCAAATAATAGAACAAAACATTAATAAATCAGCAATGTATTCAGGATTAATTGAAGGAATTGGACCTAGATATTGTCCAAGCATTGAAGATAAGGTAATGCGTTTTAGAGATAAAGAACGTCATCAAGTCTTTTTTGAACCTGAAACTAAAGAAGGAGACATTATTTATATTAATGGAATGTCTACATCAATGCCAATTGAAGTTCAAGATCAAATGCTTAGAACTATTCCAGGATTAGAAAATTGTAAAATTCAAAAATGAGGATATGCAATTGAATATGATGCATTAAACCCTTTACAAATTAGTCCATCTTTAGAATCTAAAGTAATTAAAAATATTTATACTGCTGGTCAAATTAATGGAACTAGTGGTTATGAAGAAGCTGCAGCTCAAGGATTAATTGTAGGAATTAATGCAGGATTAAGATTAGAAAATAAAGAACCTTTAATTCTTCAAAGAAATGAAGCTTATATTGGGGTTTTAATTGATGATTTAGTAACCAAAGGTACTAAAGAACCATATAGAATGCTAACTTCTAGAGCTGAATATCGTTTATTATTAAGAAATGATAATCCTGATTTAAGACTAGCTAAACACGGATATGAAATTGGTTTAATTTCACAAGAAAATTATTTACAAGTGGTTAATAAATACCAAATGATTGAAGATAAAATTAAGGAATTAGAAAATCAATTTTTATCTTCAAAAAGTGAAGTTGCTCTTAAATATAATATTCAAAATGGTGTTTCATTATTAAAAGTAATTGCTCGTCCAGATGTTGAAGTTGCTGATATTTTAGGAGATTTTCCTTATAAAAATGAATTAGCTATAGCTGTTAGGCTAGATGGTTATATTAAAAAACAAGAAACTCAAGCAAATAAAATGCATAAATTAGATAATTTTAAAATACCAAGTGACATTGATTATGATCAAGTGTTAAATTTAGCTACAGAAGCTAAACAAAAATTAAAACTAATCAAACCAATAACTATTGGTCAAGCATCAAGAATTAGCGGAATTAATCCAGCTGATATTCAAATGTTAATGTTTTATATCAGCACCAAAAAGGACCATAGTGAAAATTAA
- a CDS encoding nicotinate phosphoribosyltransferase, protein MKDKKQYIASYFHKTKTILENETPNNEIVLQFFQRKDNAILGGMNEVLELLEAQTNTNNYKIKYLPEGTLIHNCEVVLELIGPYHEFGIWEGMIDGILARSTSIASNAYKCVQAANGKDVIFMGDRADHYLNQEVDGKAVALGGIKFVSTLAQKQTAKSIDDEAVFGSMPHALIQSFDGDVVKATEAYIKYFPNHKIISLVDYNNNVIEDATKIYQHFGNKVYGVRVDTGKAMCDHMFDDEEPQYGVTPEQIFRLRQALDDIGAKDYKIIVSSGFNAKKIALFEGLKVPVDFYGVGHSIFSLNNSFSADATMLNGKEQAKEGRFYRHNENLVLYQPKNKASQ, encoded by the coding sequence ATGAAAGATAAAAAACAATATATCGCAAGTTATTTTCATAAAACCAAAACCATTTTAGAAAACGAAACTCCCAATAATGAAATTGTTTTACAATTTTTCCAACGTAAAGACAATGCAATTTTAGGTGGAATGAATGAAGTTTTAGAATTATTAGAAGCTCAAACTAATACTAATAATTATAAAATTAAATATCTCCCTGAAGGTACTTTAATTCATAATTGTGAAGTGGTTTTAGAGTTAATTGGACCTTATCATGAGTTTGGTATTTGAGAAGGAATGATTGATGGAATTTTAGCCAGAAGTACTTCAATAGCTTCAAATGCTTATAAATGTGTTCAAGCAGCTAATGGTAAAGATGTTATCTTTATGGGTGATCGAGCTGATCATTATCTTAATCAAGAAGTTGATGGAAAAGCAGTGGCTTTAGGTGGAATTAAATTTGTTTCTACTCTAGCTCAAAAACAAACTGCTAAAAGCATTGATGATGAAGCTGTTTTTGGGAGTATGCCTCATGCTTTAATTCAATCTTTTGATGGAGATGTAGTAAAAGCGACTGAAGCTTATATTAAATACTTTCCAAATCATAAGATCATTTCATTAGTTGATTACAATAACAATGTCATTGAAGATGCAACTAAAATTTATCAACATTTTGGTAATAAAGTTTATGGAGTAAGGGTTGATACAGGAAAAGCTATGTGTGATCACATGTTTGATGATGAAGAACCACAATATGGAGTTACTCCTGAGCAAATCTTTAGATTAAGACAAGCTTTAGATGACATTGGTGCTAAGGATTATAAAATAATTGTTTCAAGTGGATTTAATGCTAAAAAAATTGCTTTATTTGAAGGGTTAAAAGTCCCAGTAGATTTTTATGGTGTAGGACATTCAATTTTTAGTTTAAATAATTCATTTTCAGCTGATGCTACTATGTTAAATGGTAAAGAACAAGCAAAAGAAGGGCGTTTTTATAGACATAATGAAAATTTAGTTTTATATCAACCAAAAAATAAAGCATCACAATAG
- a CDS encoding Vmc-like lipoprotein signal peptide domain-containing protein codes for MKKSKIFFSISAVGSVIAPVAIAVSCNEKTNQNNIKKAANEITTNIENFLSGTLANTPNIPTIDKNQIKSNVLNLLNTINDISTKANTSINYQSLSTFINKVMNYYSTVFSSKITAALTRGLTGAINNNSNEFLEKLNNQEFVDSEFNKIPGSSSFEQKYTELKQIINQVLDYIKNNIDNQTLINKYLDLYKKLIGFYSVIYPNIPMNNVLPNTANIAPSAQEIQFIKNSITEATKNFNNQFDTVYKNEFKKNFVMINHEIKNEKDKFTLNEIYDVVLPISKMIKYLVTNIDELTKLIDQYLSFVSKTLKPANQ; via the coding sequence GTGAAAAAATCAAAAATATTCTTCTCTATTTCTGCTGTAGGTAGTGTTATTGCCCCGGTTGCAATTGCTGTTTCTTGCAATGAAAAAACAAATCAAAATAACATTAAAAAAGCCGCTAATGAAATTACTACTAATATCGAAAACTTTTTATCTGGAACATTAGCAAATACTCCTAATATTCCAACGATAGATAAAAATCAAATCAAAAGCAATGTACTGAATTTATTAAACACTATTAACGACATATCTACCAAAGCTAACACTAGTATAAATTATCAATCATTAAGTACTTTTATAAATAAAGTAATGAATTATTACAGTACAGTTTTTTCTAGCAAAATAACTGCGGCATTAACCAGAGGATTAACTGGAGCAATAAATAACAATAGTAATGAGTTTCTTGAGAAATTAAATAACCAAGAATTTGTTGATAGTGAATTTAATAAAATACCTGGAAGCTCATCATTTGAGCAAAAATATACTGAATTGAAACAAATTATTAACCAAGTTCTAGATTATATTAAGAACAATATTGATAATCAAACCTTAATAAATAAATATTTAGATCTTTATAAAAAATTAATAGGCTTCTATAGTGTAATTTATCCTAATATTCCAATGAATAATGTTTTACCAAACACTGCTAATATAGCTCCATCAGCACAAGAAATACAATTTATTAAAAACTCTATTACTGAAGCTACTAAAAACTTTAATAATCAATTTGACACAGTGTATAAAAATGAATTTAAAAAGAATTTTGTAATGATTAATCACGAAATAAAAAATGAAAAAGATAAATTCACTTTAAATGAAATTTATGACGTTGTTTTACCAATCTCAAAAATGATAAAATACCTAGTTACAAATATCGATGAATTAACTAAACTTATTGATCAATATTTATCATTTGTATCCAAAACTCTAAAACCTGCAAATCAATAA
- a CDS encoding type IV toxin-antitoxin system AbiEi family antitoxin domain-containing protein: protein MKVLEEYFESNAVISTQEAYNLGISSYQLNKMVKEKYLERVKKGVYKIERFFEDEFATVAFECEKVVFSHGTALWFLGYSDRIPNIYHITVPQGYNVSTIKKRCMQVVVHYVKPEVFELGKTKIKSPFGSDIYIYNAERTICDIVKNKKHMDLQIFSDGMKWYFRDRNKNMLNLYKYSDKLNIKNKVLNYVEVL from the coding sequence ATGAAAGTACTTGAAGAATATTTTGAATCAAATGCAGTTATTTCTACACAAGAGGCATACAACTTAGGTATTAGTTCTTATCAACTAAATAAAATGGTGAAAGAAAAATACCTTGAAAGGGTTAAAAAAGGGGTTTATAAAATAGAAAGATTCTTTGAGGATGAGTTTGCTACTGTTGCTTTTGAATGTGAAAAGGTTGTTTTTTCCCACGGTACAGCTTTATGATTTTTAGGTTATAGTGACAGAATACCAAATATCTATCACATTACAGTTCCTCAAGGATATAATGTCAGCACAATTAAAAAACGTTGCATGCAAGTTGTAGTACATTACGTAAAACCAGAAGTATTTGAATTAGGTAAAACTAAAATCAAATCACCTTTTGGAAGTGATATTTATATTTATAATGCCGAAAGAACCATTTGCGATATTGTTAAAAATAAAAAACATATGGATTTACAAATTTTTTCTGATGGTATGAAATGATATTTTAGAGACAGAAATAAAAATATGCTTAATTTATATAAATATAGCGATAAATTAAACATTAAAAACAAAGTATTAAATTATGTAGAGGTATTATAA
- a CDS encoding nucleotidyl transferase AbiEii/AbiGii toxin family protein, with translation MFFFERFLERVSKTEYANNFIIKGGFLISSFSNIAQRTTMDLDASIEYLDFEKSNVEKIIKEISEAKIDDGVEFEFRNIGYIRDNSFYGGFRISLLAKLDKVNNVIKMDISTGDKITPKEQLIAYKCIFEDKSIGVQAYPIETVLAEKIDAIFYWLEGTTRMRDYYDIYLLYSCKKDEINFDILKQAIINTSAQRNNFEYIKDSRQGLERIKNPKYNMKEKWLKYQITNPYTKSVNFDDVIKTLELFIDKLGF, from the coding sequence ATGTTTTTCTTTGAAAGATTCCTAGAAAGAGTATCAAAAACTGAGTATGCTAATAATTTTATTATTAAAGGTGGTTTTTTAATTTCTTCATTTTCTAATATTGCACAAAGAACAACAATGGACTTAGATGCTAGTATAGAGTATTTGGATTTTGAAAAAAGTAATGTTGAAAAGATTATTAAAGAAATTTCTGAAGCAAAAATTGATGATGGTGTTGAATTTGAATTTAGAAATATAGGTTATATTAGAGATAACTCATTTTATGGTGGATTTAGAATTAGTTTGTTAGCTAAATTAGATAAAGTAAATAATGTAATTAAGATGGATATATCAACAGGTGATAAAATAACCCCTAAAGAACAATTAATTGCATATAAATGTATCTTTGAAGATAAATCTATTGGCGTTCAAGCTTATCCAATAGAAACGGTATTAGCTGAAAAAATTGATGCTATATTTTATTGACTAGAAGGTACAACTAGAATGAGAGATTATTATGATATATATTTACTTTATTCATGCAAAAAGGATGAAATAAATTTTGATATATTAAAACAAGCTATTATCAACACATCAGCTCAACGTAATAATTTTGAATATATTAAAGATTCTAGACAAGGTCTAGAAAGAATAAAGAATCCTAAATACAATATGAAAGAAAAATGATTAAAATACCAAATTACCAACCCTTATACAAAATCAGTTAATTTTGATGATGTTATTAAAACTTTGGAATTGTTTATTGATAAACTTGGGTTTTAG
- a CDS encoding ABC-F family ATP-binding cassette domain-containing protein, which translates to MLEVQNLSKVFSDKKLFENVNLKFTEGNTYGIIGANGAGKSTFLKMLAGEVESTSGQIIIEKNKRISVLSQNHNAYDDYEVTEVVIMGNTDLYKIKEEKDAIYTNPEATMEDYERAAELEDKYGQLGGWTAENDAQELLSNLHIPKEKWNVKMSELTANQKIKVLLSKALFGNPDILIMDEPTNHLDLRSIRWLENFLIDYPNVVIVVSHDSDFLDAICTHIVDIDYNEAKIYTGNYSFWKESSELAREMMKQSNLKKEAQMEKLKEFIARFSANASKSKQATSRKKSLEKIQLDEIKPSNRKYPYIRWDMNRDHGKQILTVENLTYQNENGDYLFQNVSFTLRPGEKMVIVGEDDIAKTRLLECLVGIKQPTSGTVEWGQTITYSYFPNDNLEYFKTDENILEWISKWPLENKIKENQENDDARMRGFLGRMLFSNDSVFKKVNVTSGGEKARLMFSRMMLLESNFIILDQPLDHLDAESIDSVIEGVKNYRGGAIFTTYNRAFVNQCADVILELKSPSESFLFRGTLEEYEEIMEE; encoded by the coding sequence ATGTTAGAGGTACAAAATTTAAGTAAAGTATTTAGTGATAAAAAATTATTTGAAAATGTTAATTTAAAATTTACAGAAGGTAATACATATGGAATTATTGGTGCAAATGGTGCTGGTAAATCTACATTTTTAAAAATGCTTGCTGGAGAAGTTGAATCAACTAGCGGACAAATAATTATTGAAAAAAATAAACGTATTTCAGTATTAAGTCAGAACCATAATGCTTATGATGATTATGAAGTTACTGAAGTTGTAATAATGGGAAATACTGATTTATATAAAATCAAAGAAGAAAAAGATGCAATTTATACTAATCCTGAAGCTACTATGGAAGATTATGAACGTGCAGCAGAATTAGAAGACAAATATGGTCAATTAGGTGGATGAACTGCAGAAAATGATGCTCAAGAATTATTAAGCAACCTTCATATACCAAAAGAAAAATGAAATGTTAAAATGTCAGAATTAACAGCTAATCAAAAAATTAAGGTGCTTTTATCTAAAGCTTTATTTGGTAACCCTGATATTTTAATAATGGACGAACCAACTAACCACTTAGATTTACGTTCAATTAGATGATTAGAAAACTTCTTAATTGATTATCCTAATGTTGTTATTGTTGTATCCCATGATAGTGATTTCTTAGATGCTATTTGTACTCACATTGTTGATATTGATTACAATGAAGCAAAAATTTATACAGGAAACTATAGTTTCTGAAAAGAATCATCAGAGCTTGCAAGAGAAATGATGAAACAATCTAACCTTAAAAAAGAAGCTCAAATGGAAAAACTTAAAGAGTTTATTGCTCGTTTTAGTGCTAATGCTTCTAAATCTAAACAAGCTACATCAAGAAAAAAATCATTAGAAAAAATTCAATTAGATGAAATTAAACCATCAAATAGAAAATATCCATATATTCGTTGAGATATGAATAGAGATCATGGTAAACAAATTTTAACTGTTGAAAATTTAACTTACCAAAATGAAAATGGAGATTATTTATTCCAAAATGTTAGCTTTACTCTTAGACCTGGTGAAAAAATGGTTATTGTTGGAGAGGATGATATTGCTAAAACAAGATTACTTGAATGTTTAGTAGGTATTAAACAACCAACTAGTGGAACAGTAGAATGAGGACAAACTATTACTTATAGTTATTTCCCTAATGATAACTTAGAATACTTTAAAACTGATGAAAACATATTAGAATGAATTTCTAAATGACCATTAGAAAACAAAATTAAAGAAAATCAAGAAAACGATGATGCAAGAATGCGTGGATTTTTAGGTCGAATGTTGTTTAGTAATGATTCAGTATTTAAAAAAGTTAATGTAACTAGTGGAGGAGAAAAAGCAAGATTAATGTTTTCAAGAATGATGCTTTTAGAATCTAATTTCATTATTCTTGACCAACCTTTAGACCACTTAGATGCTGAAAGTATTGATTCAGTTATTGAAGGAGTTAAAAACTACCGTGGTGGAGCTATTTTTACCACTTATAACCGTGCTTTTGTTAACCAATGTGCTGATGTTATTTTAGAACTTAAATCTCCTAGTGAAAGTTTCTTATTTAGAGGAACCTTAGAAGAATATGAAGAAATAATGGAAGAGTAA